CCAAAATTATCCAGCCACAAAGGAAAGGCTTGGCTCAGATTCAGCAGTGCGGCGTTTTCTTTTCCCTGCGCAAGTTGTGGGAAAAACTCATTAATTTCCAACAGGACAAAATCAAGACGCTTTATTTCAGCGCGTAGCACGTCGGAGTTGAGCAAAATGTCTGCTATTTCACTCCCCACCTTCAGCAGTAATTGGATGTGGTTATCGATAAACCATGCGGATTTTTCTTTGATAAAAAGCAGCTGTTCATGAATCAAATCCTGCTTCTGACGCGAATTCAATTGCATGAGGAGGATATCGGCAGGCATGCTCAACTTGCCCGAAAGGCCATTAAAATGGCTTATCATTTCGACAGCCAGTAGCGTTCCATCCAACCTGAATATCGGCCAAAAAACATAGTCACTGGTGTAGTCAACAGCAAGATGGATACGCATGATCCTGTACTGCATAGTAATTAATAATAATCACATTACGTTATTATTATATATGAATCTATAGCACTTGTCCGTATAACGCACGAAAAGTGCCTTTCTGCTATGTAACAGGACGTGTTTAGCAGCGAATGTCACGCGTTAACGCAAACTCTGCTCCAGCCAGTCGGCCAGTTCCTGCAATTCATTTTGCTGTTCGGGGAAAGCGCTAATCAGCGTCTGACACGTAGCAGCCATATTTTCCGGGCGATATGCCGTTCCCTGTAATGCGCAAGCAAGTGCTTCCAACGGCGCGGGATTCAGGCTATCGGTATAAATCTGCGCACGGACAATCACGCCGCGTTCCACATCGAAATGCAATTCAATGCCGCCCCAGGTAAAGCGGTTATCGAGTAAATGCGAGAAATCCGGCGCCTGACCGAAATTCCATTCCCAGCTGCTTTGACGTGCAAACTGTTCGCTGAATCCCGGTAGATCTGGATGGGCAGAAGGCGAAATAATTTCCGGTTCACACTGTTCGCCGAAATAAGTAAAGAAGGCCTGCGTCACTGCCTGACTAATAATCTGGTGATCGACAGAGGGCAGCAATTCCACCAGATTAGCAACTCGGGAACGCACGGATGTAATCCCTTTCGCCTGTAGCTTCTTAACATCCGGGTTCAAATAGTCCGCTAAGCGACTGAGATCTGCATTCAGCAACAGCGTGCCATGATGAAAGCCGCGATCTTTGGTTTCGCGATAGGCAGAACCGGATACCTTGCGCACGCCGTCTGCGGTTTCCACCACCAGATCGTTACGACCCGACGCGCTGGCCTTTAACCCAAGCGCACTGAGTGCATCCAGAACGATCTGCGTTGAAACACTTTTGTCGTACTCCGGTTTGCCGGCCATAAAGGTAAAACAGGTATTCCCGAGATCGTGAAAGACCGCCCCACCGCCGCTGCTGCGCCGTGCCAGTTTGATGCCATCCTCTTCCATCCGCCGCGTATTGCACTCTTTCCACGGGTTCTGGGCGCGACCAATCACCACCGTTTCCGCATTGCGCCACAAAAACAGCACTCGCTGCGTGGTGGGCATCTGGCGAAAGATGCACTCCTCAACGGCCAGGTTAAACCAAGGATCGTAAGAGTCAGAGATGAGTAAACGCAGAGAGGACATGAGTGGATAGCTCCATGCTGTCAACAAAACAGAATAAGGAAGGAAAATTAGATGCGGCGAGCCTGCCAGTAAGCCCGTTTCCAGTACACGTTATCCAAAGACGAACGGATTACGCCCTGGCTGGTGGAGGCATGAATAAACTGGTCGTCTTTGTCATAAATACCGACGTGCAACCCACTGCTGCCGCTGCCCGTTTTGAAAAAGACCAAATCACCCGGTAACAGATTATCGCGGTCAACGCGCTCGCCCAGTTCGGTTTGTTCTTCCGTGGTGCGCGGCAACTGCATGCCGAACTTATCGCGAAACGTCAGATAGACGAAACCGGAACAATCGACGCCGTTACGATCCAGTCCGCCATAGCGGTAAGGCGTTCTGTACCATTGCCCAAGTTGATCGTTTAGCTGCACCATCACCATGATCGAATCGCTCAGGCGCGCATTCGGCGGCGGATTATTATGCCGGCTACTGCTACAGCCGACTAAAATCAGGCTGGCGAGGATCAAAGCATGTCGTAAACGTATCATCGCGATTACCATAAAACCGCCGAGGCCATAGGCCTCTAGCGTTTGAAAATGCTAGGTATTGGATTAATTTAGCGTTTAATCGGGGTAACTGGCAAGTAAAGGCGATTTTTCCTATTTTCTGACGACGCCGATTTTCTCGCATCAGCCGTCAGGCGCTGCGCGTGATGATCCAATTTCTACCATCAACCACGTGCCGCTGGAACGCGACACCGAATACGGGAGACAGCACCTCCGGCAGCATGACTTCAGCCGTCTCGCCCTGTGCCACCACAGCGCCAGCCGACAGCAGCCATACGCGATCCGCATGGTGAGCGCTATGGTTCAGATCGTGGGCGCAAACCACGACCGCAATCCCTAAACGGCAGAGTTCGTTCAATAGCACATCCAGTGCCGCCTGCTGCGCCACATCGAGGCTATTAGTCGGTTCATCAAGCAGCAGTAAACACGCATTCGGATTGAGGGTCGGCCAAATCTGCAACAGCGCCGCCACCAGCCGAACGCGCTGCCACTCGCCTCCCGACAGCTGCGTGAGCGGGCGCGCCAGCTTATCGGTTAACATCAGGCGTTCTGCCAGCAAATGCACCACCTTTTCGACCGCGTTTTCCTGAGCCAGCGGCGGTTGATGCAACTGCCAATACTGAAACACCGGCATCAGCGCCAGAGGAGGTTGCTGCTGTGCCAGATAGGCGCGTCGTACGGCTAAATCCGCCGCCGTATACTGCGACAGCGGCGTGCCAGCCAGATCGATCTCGCCTTCCCCCGCCAGCAGGCCTGCCGCTCTTGCCAGCAGGGTACTCTTCCCTGCCCCGTTCGGGCCAATGATATGCAGCAACTCACCGCGACGACACGCCGCCGTTGTCGGCGACAAACGTGGCGAGACGCCAGCCTGCCGCAGCTGTAATACCGGGGAAGTCTGCCGCGTCAATTATTTTGCCAGCGCATCGTCGATCGCTTTCACGATAGTGTCATGATCAGGTGCCATATCCGGTGCAAAACGATCAATCACACACCCTTCGCGATCCACCAGGAATTTTTCGAAATTCCACAGGATATCTTCCGGGTTCTTAGGCTTACGACCTTTATTCACCAAACGCGCAAAAAAGTCACTTTTCCAGGTTCCGTTGGCTTCCGGCTGTTCACGAATCAGGCGCTGATACAGCGGATGACGGTTCTCGCCATTCACTTCAATCTTGCTGAACATCGGGAACTGAACGCCAAACGTCCCACGGCAGAATGCCTGAATCTCTTCTTCTGAGCCCGGTTCCTGCCCGGCAAACTCATTGGAAGGGAATCCCAACACAACCAGACCTTTGTCACGATAGGTCTCATAGAGTTTTTCCAACGCGTCGTATTGCTTAGTCAGGCCGCATTGCGATGCGACGTTAACAACTAAAGCCACCTGCCCTTTAAACGCCTCAAACGTTGTCGCTTTCCCGTCGATAGTGGTCAGCGGAATAGCATAGATTTCAGTGCTCATCGTTTTGCTCCCTTTAATGATCAATAAGAATGGATAAAACAGGACCTATCGCTACAGCCGATTACGTAATAACAACCAGATAAACCATGGCGATCCCAGCGTAGCGGTAACCACGCCGATCGGCAACTCGGCTGAACTCAGCGCTACGCGCGCGACCGTATCCGCCAGCAGCAGAACACCACCGCCAGCCAACGCACAGCCAGTTAATAAATAACGCTGATCGGTCAACCGGCACAGCCGCAACATGTGTGGGATCACCAAGCCAATAAACGCGATGATGCCAGCCAGCGCCACGCTCAGCCCAACTTGTACGCCCATAACCAGTACAAGAATCGTACGCCAGCGATAGACCGGAATGCCCAACTGACGCGCCTGAATCTCACCCAACGTCAACCCGTTCAGCACGGCTCCCTGACGGCTCAACCACAGCAACAGCGGCAAGAGCGCCAACATCAGCCAGCCGTGCCGCCAGTCAATGCCGCTGA
The genomic region above belongs to Pectobacterium colocasium and contains:
- a CDS encoding EAL domain-containing protein; protein product: MRIHLAVDYTSDYVFWPIFRLDGTLLAVEMISHFNGLSGKLSMPADILLMQLNSRQKQDLIHEQLLFIKEKSAWFIDNHIQLLLKVGSEIADILLNSDVLRAEIKRLDFVLLEINEFFPQLAQGKENAALLNLSQAFPLWLDNFGSGKTTLKPLHDGLVQGVKLDRQFIGQLLSRPANMLMMEPLLRTIKNSYSGISIVAKEIDTVAILNKMRLLSIDAVQGQMWPAVHFDRLEQRTALIG
- a CDS encoding lipoate--protein ligase A, which codes for MSSLRLLISDSYDPWFNLAVEECIFRQMPTTQRVLFLWRNAETVVIGRAQNPWKECNTRRMEEDGIKLARRSSGGGAVFHDLGNTCFTFMAGKPEYDKSVSTQIVLDALSALGLKASASGRNDLVVETADGVRKVSGSAYRETKDRGFHHGTLLLNADLSRLADYLNPDVKKLQAKGITSVRSRVANLVELLPSVDHQIISQAVTQAFFTYFGEQCEPEIISPSAHPDLPGFSEQFARQSSWEWNFGQAPDFSHLLDNRFTWGGIELHFDVERGVIVRAQIYTDSLNPAPLEALACALQGTAYRPENMAATCQTLISAFPEQQNELQELADWLEQSLR
- a CDS encoding NlpC/P60 family protein — protein: MIRLRHALILASLILVGCSSSRHNNPPPNARLSDSIMVMVQLNDQLGQWYRTPYRYGGLDRNGVDCSGFVYLTFRDKFGMQLPRTTEEQTELGERVDRDNLLPGDLVFFKTGSGSSGLHVGIYDKDDQFIHASTSQGVIRSSLDNVYWKRAYWQARRI
- the btuD gene encoding vitamin B12 ABC transporter ATP-binding protein BtuD codes for the protein MTRQTSPVLQLRQAGVSPRLSPTTAACRRGELLHIIGPNGAGKSTLLARAAGLLAGEGEIDLAGTPLSQYTAADLAVRRAYLAQQQPPLALMPVFQYWQLHQPPLAQENAVEKVVHLLAERLMLTDKLARPLTQLSGGEWQRVRLVAALLQIWPTLNPNACLLLLDEPTNSLDVAQQAALDVLLNELCRLGIAVVVCAHDLNHSAHHADRVWLLSAGAVVAQGETAEVMLPEVLSPVFGVAFQRHVVDGRNWIITRSA
- a CDS encoding glutathione peroxidase, whose translation is MSTEIYAIPLTTIDGKATTFEAFKGQVALVVNVASQCGLTKQYDALEKLYETYRDKGLVVLGFPSNEFAGQEPGSEEEIQAFCRGTFGVQFPMFSKIEVNGENRHPLYQRLIREQPEANGTWKSDFFARLVNKGRKPKNPEDILWNFEKFLVDREGCVIDRFAPDMAPDHDTIVKAIDDALAK